The following coding sequences are from one Arachis hypogaea cultivar Tifrunner chromosome 7, arahy.Tifrunner.gnm2.J5K5, whole genome shotgun sequence window:
- the LOC112701151 gene encoding zinc finger BED domain-containing protein RICESLEEPER 3-like, translating into MLESGLKFQKAFKRLGERDTEYALMQGGIPRNIDWDNAKHFMEFLKIFHDVTKNVSGSLLVTSSQYFHEFCKILRVFKASCGSRDPLLGSMAERMKLKYDKYWGNIKNINMMIFVAVILDPRYKLKFVNFSFEKLYDKDDADFLGAKVKETFSKMFECYMNANNGGRSFTSTTMDGASDVGVPDGDMAGDFFKEVHFHEIINKNEVDLYLMDGLEKPGDQNTFDILNWWKVNSSKYPILSQIVRDVLAMPVSTVASESAFSTGGRVLNNYRSSLTPKTVEALICTQNWLRASPMTTDFEELIEEFEKLELEIAPTGEDEDESGVDSD; encoded by the exons ATGCTTGAAAGTGGTTTGAAGTTTCAAAAGGCGTTCAAGAGGCTAGGGGAGAGAGATACAGAATATGCTCTAATGCAAGGTGGTATTCCGAGGAATATTGATTGGGACAATGCAAAACACTTTAtggaattcttgaaaatttttcatgaTGTTACAAAGAATGTGTCTGGTAGTTTGCTTGTgacttcttctcaatattttcatgagttttgtAAGATTTTGCGTGTGTTCAAAGCTTCTTGTGGTAGTCGAGATCCATTACTTGGGAGTATGGCTGAGAGGATGAAGCTTAAGTATGACAAGTACTGGGGTAACATTAAAAATATCAACATGATGATTTTTGTTGCTGTGATTCTTGATCCTAGATACAAGTTGAAGTTTGTCAACTTTAGCTTTGAAAAGTTATATGATAAGGATGATGCTGATTTTTTGGGTGCAAAAGTGAAAGAAACCTTCTCCAAGATGTTTGAATGCTATATGAATGCAAATAATGGGGGAAGATCTTTTACTTCAACAACAATGGATGGTGCATCAGATGTGGGAGTACCTGATGGCGACATGGCTGGTGATTTTTTTAAGGaggtgcattttcatgagattatCAACAAGAATGAGGTGGATTTGTATTTGATGGATGGTTTAGAGAAGCCTGGTGATCAAAATACTTTTGACATATTGAATTGGTGGAAGGTAAATTCTAGCAAGTATCCTATCTTATCCCAAATAGTTAGAGATGTCTTAGCAATGCCGGTCTCAACTGTTGCTTCAGAATCAGCTTTTAGCACTGGTGGAAGAGTGCTTAACAACTATAGGAGTTCTTTAACTCCAAAGACAGTTGAGGCATTGATATGCACACAAAATTGGCTTCGTGCTTCTCCAATGACAACTgattttgaggagcttattgaAGAGTTTGAGAAACTTGAATTAG aaattgcACCAACCGGAGAAGATGAGGATGAGTCTGGTGTGGATTCAGATTAA